One genomic segment of Actinomycetota bacterium includes these proteins:
- a CDS encoding acyltransferase → MSARPSGGTRPRSPHEAFDWWPAGIPPNVDLGERVWLYSSYAFRHCESRRPVAVRIGDDSGVYDGTSFDLGADGQVTVGRFCTLVAPTFATNATISIGDHTFVAQGVTFADTHAATPAPRERSASRTLGDTVWIGARATLLPGADLGNGVIVGAGTVVDRAIPAYAVVAGAPARIIGWARPGSAQ, encoded by the coding sequence ATGAGCGCGCGACCGTCGGGCGGCACGCGACCCCGGTCGCCACACGAGGCGTTCGACTGGTGGCCGGCCGGGATCCCACCCAACGTCGACCTGGGTGAGCGCGTCTGGCTGTACAGCAGCTACGCGTTCCGCCACTGCGAGAGCCGCCGACCCGTCGCCGTACGGATCGGGGACGACAGCGGTGTCTACGACGGGACCTCGTTCGATCTCGGTGCGGACGGTCAGGTCACGGTCGGACGGTTCTGCACGCTGGTCGCGCCGACCTTCGCGACGAACGCGACGATCAGCATCGGCGATCACACGTTCGTCGCTCAGGGGGTCACCTTCGCGGACACCCACGCCGCGACCCCCGCACCCCGCGAACGCTCGGCGTCCCGGACGCTCGGCGACACCGTCTGGATCGGAGCACGCGCCACCCTCCTTCCCGGCGCCGACCTCGGCAACGGCGTGATCGTGGGCGCCGGCACCGTCGTGGACCGGGCGATCCCGGCGTACGCGGTCGTTGCAGGAGCGCCGGCCCGCATCATCGGATGGGCCCGACCGGGCAGCGCACAGTGA